In a genomic window of Geitlerinema sp. PCC 9228:
- a CDS encoding mechanosensitive ion channel domain-containing protein, with translation MWFSFLDSPFNTEASLEITPTEVKILSVLAVTAIAVWLVGLTLPALVGWSLRTFVSQESGDFYQSILKPSKWLLSVVLFLVTIDLIVIVLDLPEFVEISVSLILSILGAWLGTRLFKKFIDDYLVNIVFQRGGKVNELIIVSRFVVNTTIILAAIIIFCETHQINIFGLIASLGIGGLAIAFAAQKTLEQVLGGIVLYVDRPFSIEDYISLNDGTFGKVESIGLRSTRIRTTGKGTVVIVPNNAITQMTVENYTGAKKVMAILVLNFYRILPENERALIRRVIVESTGDIYGVDDRNTDVSYRDLHTDEWKRTQAQITFFILGSGESSMELRRQILDIASRKLASRLQTYGIEFDVEEPTIYVDSPITI, from the coding sequence TAAAATTTTATCGGTTTTGGCCGTCACCGCGATCGCGGTTTGGCTAGTGGGATTGACTTTGCCAGCCTTAGTGGGTTGGAGTTTAAGAACCTTTGTTTCCCAAGAATCGGGAGACTTCTATCAAAGCATTCTAAAACCTTCCAAATGGTTACTTAGTGTTGTCCTATTTCTAGTCACCATCGATCTCATCGTCATCGTTCTCGACCTGCCCGAATTTGTTGAAATTAGCGTTAGCCTTATCCTATCCATCTTAGGCGCTTGGTTGGGAACCCGCCTGTTTAAAAAATTCATCGACGATTATCTAGTCAACATCGTTTTCCAACGGGGAGGCAAAGTCAACGAACTCATTATCGTTTCCCGCTTTGTGGTCAACACCACCATTATTTTAGCCGCCATTATCATCTTTTGCGAAACCCATCAAATCAACATCTTCGGCTTAATTGCCAGCTTGGGAATCGGTGGTTTGGCCATTGCTTTTGCCGCACAAAAAACCCTAGAACAAGTCCTCGGTGGCATCGTTCTTTACGTAGACCGACCCTTCTCCATTGAAGATTATATAAGTCTCAACGACGGCACCTTCGGCAAAGTAGAATCCATCGGTTTGCGTTCCACCCGAATTCGCACCACCGGCAAGGGAACAGTAGTCATCGTTCCCAACAACGCCATCACCCAAATGACCGTAGAAAACTACACCGGTGCCAAAAAAGTCATGGCCATTTTGGTGTTAAATTTCTATCGCATTCTTCCCGAAAACGAACGCGCCTTAATCCGCCGCGTCATCGTCGAAAGTACCGGCGACATCTATGGTGTAGACGACCGCAACACCGACGTTAGCTACCGGGATTTGCACACCGACGAATGGAAACGCACCCAAGCCCAAATTACCTTCTTTATTTTAGGTTCTGGTGAAAGTTCCATGGAACTGCGCCGCCAAATTCTCGATATCGCCAGCCGCAAACTTGCCAGTCGTTTGCAAACCTATGGAATCGAATTTGACGTAGAGGAACCAACAATTTATGTGGATTCACCAATTACCATTTAA
- a CDS encoding mechanosensitive ion channel domain-containing protein has product MWIHQLPFNGYFSQVTIPSFWEIPAIEIPPFLIQLFLFVLFAILSIIIGKYTPGIVTFFVHRLSPQQVSSIYDNLINPIRGRLKVAGTLILISWSLTWISQYTLYALIKPFMDLAVIVSMAWLASGLFRQFVRSYALELLKKLGREVDELLLVFETVANILIGFFAALVFAQSQDFNLIGLMASLGIGGLAVALAARTILEQLLSTIVLYLDRPFVPGDYIRLSNGELGRIESIGLRSTKIRTSGKSTMFVVPNSNLVNSEIENITRAKKIMVMLYMDFNKRLSEQDRALVQQVVSQSTDSVFGIDPGSTNMAFKDREDRKASTARVSFFILGSSENSIQLRKRLLELANQNISEKLQSFGIEFVMKDPTIYVESQVTL; this is encoded by the coding sequence ATGTGGATTCACCAATTACCATTTAATGGCTATTTCTCTCAGGTTACCATTCCCAGTTTTTGGGAAATCCCAGCCATCGAAATTCCCCCTTTTCTCATTCAGCTGTTTTTATTTGTTCTCTTTGCCATTCTCTCCATCATTATTGGGAAATATACCCCCGGCATTGTTACTTTTTTCGTCCATCGCCTTTCCCCCCAGCAAGTCAGTTCCATTTACGACAATCTCATCAACCCCATACGGGGTCGTTTAAAAGTAGCCGGTACGTTAATTTTAATTTCCTGGTCGCTAACCTGGATTAGCCAGTACACCCTGTACGCACTCATCAAACCCTTCATGGATTTAGCCGTCATTGTGAGCATGGCGTGGCTGGCATCGGGGTTGTTTCGTCAGTTTGTCCGTTCCTACGCGCTGGAACTGTTGAAAAAATTGGGTCGGGAAGTGGACGAACTGCTACTAGTTTTTGAAACCGTTGCCAATATTTTAATTGGTTTTTTTGCCGCCTTGGTATTTGCACAAAGCCAAGATTTCAACTTAATTGGATTGATGGCCAGTTTGGGAATTGGTGGTTTGGCGGTGGCGCTGGCAGCGAGAACCATTTTAGAACAATTGCTCAGTACCATTGTGCTCTATCTCGACCGTCCTTTCGTTCCCGGAGATTACATTCGCCTTTCCAACGGCGAATTGGGAAGAATCGAGTCCATCGGCTTGCGTTCCACCAAAATTCGTACCTCGGGAAAAAGTACCATGTTCGTCGTTCCCAACTCCAATTTGGTGAACTCAGAAATTGAAAACATCACCAGAGCGAAGAAAATCATGGTGATGCTGTATATGGACTTTAACAAACGATTGTCGGAACAGGATCGTGCTTTGGTACAGCAAGTGGTTTCCCAAAGTACCGATTCTGTGTTTGGTATCGACCCGGGAAGTACCAATATGGCCTTTAAAGACCGAGAAGACAGAAAAGCTTCCACCGCGCGGGTAAGTTTCTTTATTCTCGGTTCCAGCGAAAACTCCATTCAACTGCGCAAGCGGCTGCTGGAGTTAGCCAATCAAAATATTTCCGAAAAACTGCAAAGTTTCGGTATCGAGTTTGTTATGAAAGACCCCACCATTTACGTGGAATCCCAGGTCACTTTATAA
- the fabG gene encoding 3-oxoacyl-ACP reductase FabG translates to MQGKHVILTGGTGGLGMGVTPKVMAQQPASVTIPYNSAKNVERLKSILSPSDFSRIQFVQTDLSSEEEVKNLVDKATGVDVLIHLVGGFAMGKIHEYSFQDWKKDFDLNLHTTFLMCKYCLGKMLESGYGRIVTVGSRGAVQPAGQLGSYCASKAAVVALTQSIADETKGTNITANAVLPSVIDTPTNREAMGSENASQWVRPESVGEAICFLASEAAAETSGATLPVYGQV, encoded by the coding sequence GTGCAAGGAAAACACGTCATTTTAACCGGCGGTACCGGCGGCTTGGGCATGGGAGTAACCCCCAAAGTCATGGCGCAACAACCCGCCAGCGTCACCATTCCCTACAACAGTGCCAAAAACGTCGAACGTCTCAAAAGCATCCTTTCCCCCAGCGATTTTAGCCGCATTCAGTTCGTACAAACCGACCTCAGCAGCGAAGAAGAAGTGAAAAACTTGGTGGACAAGGCCACCGGTGTGGATGTTTTGATTCACCTAGTGGGAGGCTTTGCCATGGGGAAAATCCATGAGTACAGCTTCCAAGACTGGAAAAAAGATTTTGACCTCAACCTGCACACCACCTTTCTCATGTGCAAGTATTGTCTGGGGAAAATGCTGGAAAGCGGTTACGGTCGCATTGTCACCGTAGGGTCTAGAGGTGCCGTGCAACCGGCCGGTCAGTTGGGTTCCTACTGTGCTTCCAAAGCCGCCGTGGTTGCCTTAACCCAAAGCATTGCCGACGAAACCAAAGGCACCAACATCACCGCCAATGCGGTTCTTCCCAGCGTTATCGACACGCCAACCAATCGGGAAGCCATGGGAAGCGAAAATGCCTCCCAATGGGTACGACCGGAATCCGTTGGCGAAGCCATTTGCTTTTTAGCCAGCGAGGCAGCAGCGGAAACCAGCGGTGCCACTCTTCCCGTTTACGGCCAAGTCTAG
- a CDS encoding ATP-dependent helicase, which translates to MAAWQGDPLAVSAVPGSGKSTGMAAAAALAIARYRLHPRRQLAVVTYTRSAATSISYKIRQRLQKLGLPQNGYFVNTLHGLAFRIASRHPELSGVNFNDSTTVSPQQSHRFVRHCVERWIESHPLAYQKLLFGQEFDGEETERLRRQSVLRTEVLPKLVRDSIHEAKSSGMLPEDLQAVAEANRHDEYGILEIAASCYQTYQELLRSRDFIDYDDMVLAALRVLQAPDIRQLWQSQIFAVFEDESQDSYPLQVQLLDILARDSETPDTPPKIIRIGDPNQAINATFTSADPIYFRQFCQECAAKGQLATMDQAGRSTHIVMDAANALLEWANQQAWQQQQDAFYLPFRQQKIRPVDGEDPQPDANPPATGCGLEIYEPPSIDRTVELIGRRVKELLQENSQRSAAVLVRENKQGNWLANVLQNPESYGLEPDIFDKNISIYEVARRDRQAAVPTEMLALLRFLYRPHSPDYIKSALEVLQQRHLIYVQDLNPLASLPEQFLFPTTIDRFPNESVAAASQLCQHLLEARFSLPTTNLIPFLAMELQYNADELATADKLGDRIAQQTGNNQSLAATIDILTEIVNAERFQPVETETDESQYTQAGQLTIITMHKAKGLDWDYVFLPFLHHRTIPGSLWQPQQSKFLGEYNLADVARSQIRTYLRDRSCFLTPKQAWEQAERLKQAEEYRLLYVAMTRAKRLLWMSAAKQAPFSWNQPENLSEQPPSDALIALRRQFPASICS; encoded by the coding sequence ATGGCCGCTTGGCAAGGAGACCCATTGGCGGTTTCCGCCGTTCCCGGATCGGGAAAATCTACCGGTATGGCAGCGGCCGCAGCTTTGGCGATCGCGCGTTATCGTTTGCATCCCCGACGCCAACTGGCAGTGGTTACCTATACGCGATCGGCTGCCACCAGCATCAGCTACAAAATTCGCCAGCGCTTGCAAAAGTTGGGTTTACCACAAAATGGGTATTTTGTCAATACTCTGCACGGTTTGGCCTTTCGCATTGCCTCGCGCCATCCAGAACTGTCGGGGGTCAACTTCAACGACAGTACCACCGTTTCCCCCCAGCAAAGCCACCGCTTCGTACGCCATTGTGTAGAACGCTGGATCGAGAGCCACCCGCTAGCCTACCAAAAATTGCTCTTCGGACAAGAGTTTGACGGCGAAGAAACGGAACGCCTGCGGCGGCAGTCGGTATTGCGTACGGAAGTGTTGCCTAAATTAGTCCGCGATAGCATTCACGAAGCCAAATCTTCGGGGATGTTGCCAGAAGACCTGCAGGCGGTTGCCGAGGCCAATCGCCACGACGAATACGGGATTTTAGAAATTGCCGCCAGTTGCTATCAAACCTATCAAGAACTGTTGCGATCGCGGGATTTCATCGATTACGATGACATGGTCTTGGCAGCATTGCGGGTTTTGCAGGCCCCCGACATTCGCCAACTGTGGCAGTCGCAAATTTTCGCCGTTTTTGAAGACGAATCCCAGGATTCCTATCCCCTACAGGTTCAACTGCTGGATATCCTCGCCAGGGATAGCGAAACCCCAGATACGCCACCGAAAATTATCCGCATCGGCGACCCCAACCAAGCTATTAACGCCACCTTCACCTCTGCCGACCCCATCTACTTTCGGCAATTTTGCCAGGAATGCGCCGCCAAAGGGCAACTGGCGACCATGGACCAAGCCGGACGCAGCACCCACATCGTCATGGATGCGGCTAATGCCCTGCTAGAATGGGCTAACCAGCAGGCATGGCAGCAACAGCAAGATGCTTTTTACTTGCCCTTCCGCCAGCAAAAAATTCGTCCTGTCGATGGGGAAGACCCCCAACCCGATGCCAATCCCCCAGCCACCGGTTGCGGCTTGGAAATTTACGAACCCCCCAGCATCGATCGAACGGTAGAACTCATCGGTCGGCGGGTCAAAGAACTGCTGCAGGAAAATTCTCAGCGCAGCGCTGCCGTGTTGGTACGGGAGAACAAACAAGGGAACTGGCTGGCGAATGTCTTGCAAAACCCAGAAAGCTACGGTCTGGAACCCGATATTTTTGATAAAAATATTTCCATATATGAGGTGGCCCGCCGCGATCGCCAAGCGGCCGTCCCTACAGAAATGCTTGCTTTGCTGCGTTTTCTCTACCGTCCCCATTCTCCAGACTATATCAAATCAGCCCTAGAAGTCCTGCAACAGCGCCACCTCATTTATGTCCAAGATTTAAACCCCCTGGCTAGCTTACCAGAACAATTTCTCTTCCCCACCACCATCGATCGCTTCCCCAACGAATCTGTAGCGGCTGCCAGTCAGTTGTGCCAGCATTTGCTAGAGGCACGTTTTTCCTTGCCAACAACCAACTTAATTCCGTTTTTGGCTATGGAATTGCAGTACAATGCCGACGAACTGGCCACTGCCGACAAACTTGGCGATCGCATTGCCCAACAAACCGGCAACAACCAATCCCTCGCCGCCACCATCGATATCTTAACAGAAATCGTTAACGCCGAACGCTTTCAGCCGGTGGAAACGGAAACCGATGAGTCCCAGTATACCCAAGCCGGACAGCTAACCATCATCACCATGCACAAAGCCAAAGGCTTGGATTGGGATTACGTGTTTTTGCCTTTTCTCCACCATCGCACCATCCCCGGCAGCCTGTGGCAACCCCAGCAAAGCAAATTTTTGGGGGAATACAATCTAGCCGACGTGGCGCGCTCCCAAATTCGCACTTACTTGCGCGATCGCTCCTGTTTCCTCACGCCCAAACAAGCATGGGAACAAGCCGAACGCCTCAAACAAGCCGAAGAATATCGACTGCTGTACGTAGCCATGACCCGCGCCAAACGCCTGCTATGGATGTCCGCCGCCAAGCAAGCACCGTTTAGCTGGAACCAACCAGAAAACCTTAGCGAACAACCCCCCTCCGACGCACTGATTGCATTGCGGCGTCAGTTTCCCGCAAGCATCTGTTCTTAA
- the cobS gene encoding adenosylcobinamide-GDP ribazoletransferase: protein MWQQQMSTLAAAVAFYTCFPVPTTWTLEFRGMARLAPVVGILLGGWLGLLDGLLAALSVPILTRSALVVLAWLAATGGLHLDGAMDTADGLATPDPQRRLQVMSDSVTGAFGAMAAVAIVVLKIVALGDLADHRWVAIMAAAGWGRWGQLVAIARYRYLKPTGKGAMHKDTINSPMALLPGLVVLLALAGIFGWLAPANWLFALATVFGGSAIAILTGAWLNQKLGGHTGDTYGAIVEWTEALLLCLLTSLAA from the coding sequence ATGTGGCAGCAGCAGATGTCTACGCTGGCTGCTGCCGTTGCTTTTTACACCTGTTTTCCCGTACCCACCACGTGGACCCTAGAATTTCGCGGTATGGCGCGCTTGGCACCGGTGGTAGGCATCCTGCTGGGGGGGTGGTTGGGGTTGCTCGATGGGTTACTCGCCGCTCTATCTGTTCCCATCCTAACTCGGAGTGCCTTAGTGGTTCTGGCGTGGTTGGCAGCAACGGGAGGACTGCATTTGGACGGGGCCATGGACACAGCCGATGGGTTGGCTACTCCCGACCCACAGCGTCGCCTGCAGGTAATGTCCGACAGCGTCACCGGTGCTTTTGGGGCCATGGCAGCGGTTGCCATTGTGGTGTTAAAAATTGTGGCTTTGGGGGATTTAGCGGACCATCGCTGGGTTGCCATCATGGCGGCAGCGGGTTGGGGTCGTTGGGGGCAGTTGGTGGCGATCGCGCGCTATCGATACTTGAAACCCACCGGCAAAGGTGCCATGCACAAGGACACCATCAACTCGCCGATGGCCCTGCTACCGGGGTTGGTGGTGTTGTTGGCTTTAGCAGGGATATTTGGCTGGTTGGCACCCGCCAATTGGCTGTTTGCTTTGGCAACGGTGTTCGGCGGCAGCGCGATCGCTATTCTCACGGGAGCGTGGCTCAACCAAAAGTTAGGCGGTCACACGGGGGATACCTACGGTGCCATTGTGGAGTGGACGGAAGCGCTGTTGTTGTGTTTGCTAACCAGTTTAGCAGCTTAG
- a CDS encoding glycoside hydrolase family 13 protein: MQIQTPDWVKHAVFYQIFPDRFARSQRKITNYGPVLEDWEAPPTLQGCKGGNLWGITDSLDYLQELGVTAIYLNPIFQAASNHRYNTHDYYQVDPLLGGNEAFRELLKAVHERNMKLILDGVFNHVGRGFFFFHDVVENGPYSPWVDWFTIHDWPIAPYVGDQPANYECWGGFRAMPELNHENPAVREYIMQVAEYWLRQGIDGWRLDVPHCIEVAGFWQEFRDRVKTINPNAYIVGEIWRDARQWLDGTQFDGVMNYLFAEATVAFVAGDRVNRDLATDAEYHPYPAIDAATYGERIQNLLQLYPWEIQLTQLNLLDSHDVARMNSLVGEDWASVELATLLMLTFPGAPCIYYGNEVGLVGAHDPDCRRAFPPQDWWRKDILAKHKQLISLRHQYSALRTGEYRLLYSKEMVYIFARTDERAELVVAVNAGTVPTCISLDNLPLYTATQQVLYGRGQATWSDNRLTVEIPSRSGMILG, from the coding sequence ATGCAAATTCAAACACCAGATTGGGTGAAACACGCCGTTTTTTACCAAATTTTTCCCGATCGCTTTGCGAGAAGTCAGCGAAAAATCACCAACTACGGTCCAGTGTTGGAAGATTGGGAGGCACCCCCCACCTTACAGGGTTGTAAAGGGGGCAATTTGTGGGGAATCACAGACAGCTTGGATTATTTACAAGAGTTAGGGGTCACAGCCATTTATCTCAATCCCATTTTTCAAGCTGCCAGCAACCATCGCTACAATACCCACGATTACTATCAGGTCGATCCTTTGCTCGGGGGGAACGAGGCATTTCGCGAATTGCTGAAAGCCGTCCACGAACGCAATATGAAACTAATTTTAGATGGGGTTTTCAATCACGTGGGGCGGGGATTTTTCTTTTTTCACGATGTGGTGGAAAACGGTCCTTATTCCCCTTGGGTGGATTGGTTTACCATTCACGACTGGCCGATTGCTCCCTACGTCGGGGATCAACCAGCGAACTACGAATGCTGGGGGGGATTTCGCGCCATGCCCGAACTCAACCACGAAAATCCCGCCGTACGGGAATATATTATGCAGGTGGCCGAGTATTGGTTGCGCCAAGGTATTGATGGTTGGCGTTTGGATGTTCCCCACTGTATTGAGGTGGCAGGCTTTTGGCAGGAATTTCGCGATCGCGTGAAAACCATCAACCCCAATGCCTACATTGTGGGAGAAATTTGGCGGGATGCGCGCCAGTGGTTGGATGGGACCCAGTTTGACGGGGTGATGAATTACCTGTTTGCCGAAGCCACCGTTGCCTTTGTAGCTGGCGATCGCGTCAATCGCGACTTAGCCACCGATGCCGAATACCATCCCTATCCTGCCATCGATGCGGCAACTTACGGGGAACGTATCCAAAACTTGCTACAGTTGTATCCCTGGGAAATCCAACTGACCCAGTTGAATTTGCTAGACAGCCACGATGTGGCCCGGATGAACTCCCTGGTGGGTGAAGATTGGGCTAGCGTGGAACTAGCCACGTTGTTAATGCTTACCTTTCCTGGTGCCCCTTGTATTTACTACGGCAATGAAGTGGGATTGGTGGGAGCGCACGATCCGGACTGCCGGCGTGCCTTTCCACCTCAAGATTGGTGGCGCAAGGATATTTTGGCAAAACACAAACAACTAATTTCCTTGCGCCATCAATATTCTGCCTTACGTACGGGAGAATATCGGCTGCTCTATAGCAAAGAGATGGTCTATATTTTTGCCCGCACTGACGAACGCGCCGAACTGGTGGTAGCGGTTAACGCTGGCACCGTACCCACTTGTATTTCGTTAGATAATCTCCCCTTATATACAGCCACCCAACAAGTTTTGTACGGCAGGGGGCAAGCCACTTGGAGCGACAATCGATTGACCGTGGAAATTCCATCGCGCAGTGGCATGATTTTGGGATAG
- a CDS encoding YwqG family protein, which produces MSLQFLQALPWEFEPLRSWLENQITPYISLQPRKVEHLRGDPSRDPLSFWQSKIGGHPYFPKNYPYPQDKRLGKAMPLLLQIHCSEVPPMEGFDFPNTGILEFYLGLQPANGQFAVLYFPEIIRDREHLFQDFHFIENRATIREIYNEIYSLQFSGERDFFSAAVAGNQNIRVPERLIELYRDFEDWLFDYRGFPIRGSKIAGFPDFHENIDSIIQQAQGRLLLEFKYPNRNEYFYFFIKEKDLQNRHFGAVEFFFNP; this is translated from the coding sequence ATGTCATTACAATTTCTACAAGCTCTGCCCTGGGAATTTGAACCGTTACGATCTTGGTTGGAAAACCAAATAACTCCCTATATTTCCCTGCAACCGAGAAAAGTAGAACATTTGCGTGGCGACCCCAGCAGGGATCCTTTATCCTTTTGGCAAAGCAAAATTGGCGGCCATCCCTACTTTCCCAAAAACTATCCATATCCCCAAGACAAACGACTCGGAAAAGCCATGCCTTTACTGCTACAAATTCATTGTAGCGAGGTACCTCCCATGGAGGGATTTGATTTTCCCAACACCGGAATCTTGGAATTTTACCTGGGATTGCAACCAGCCAATGGTCAATTTGCCGTTCTTTATTTTCCCGAAATTATCCGCGACCGAGAACATTTGTTCCAAGACTTTCATTTCATAGAAAACCGCGCCACCATTCGCGAAATTTACAATGAAATTTATAGCCTGCAATTTTCCGGAGAGCGCGACTTTTTTTCCGCTGCCGTTGCTGGCAATCAAAATATCAGAGTTCCCGAGCGCCTCATCGAATTGTATCGAGACTTTGAAGACTGGTTATTTGACTATAGAGGATTTCCCATACGAGGAAGCAAAATTGCTGGCTTTCCCGACTTTCACGAAAATATAGACAGCATCATCCAACAAGCACAAGGACGATTGCTTCTGGAATTCAAATATCCCAACCGCAACGAGTATTTTTACTTTTTTATCAAAGAAAAAGACCTCCAGAACCGCCATTTTGGTGCCGTGGAATTTTTCTTCAATCCTTAA
- a CDS encoding DUF4382 domain-containing protein gives MKQKKWLWMPAFAIVAGTIVGCQGQNQTTQQPTEQPASEAASQTASETDTASSETGTLQIYANGEDFVRQGFVSKDGWQINFDNVYANFDQVKAYQTDPPYDAESGKTINAKQEVTLEGKTVDLAAGDENADPILLGEITAPAGRYNALSWTMSPAMEGPAAGSSLVMVGTATKGSQTIDFNIQMDKPFAYRCGQYVGDERKGILQAGNTAELEATFHFDHIFGDAEAPADDAINTGAIGFDPLAALAENGQLNADMATLESQLSSEDLQKLTQKILPNLGHVGEGHCHDATMKEDA, from the coding sequence ATGAAACAGAAAAAATGGTTATGGATGCCAGCATTTGCCATCGTTGCCGGCACCATCGTTGGATGCCAAGGACAAAACCAGACAACGCAGCAACCCACCGAGCAACCGGCGTCGGAAGCAGCGTCGCAAACAGCTAGCGAAACCGATACAGCCAGTAGTGAAACCGGAACCCTACAAATCTACGCCAATGGAGAAGACTTCGTACGCCAGGGATTCGTTTCCAAAGACGGCTGGCAAATTAACTTCGACAACGTATACGCCAACTTCGACCAGGTGAAAGCCTACCAAACCGACCCACCCTACGACGCCGAAAGTGGCAAAACCATCAATGCCAAGCAGGAAGTCACCCTCGAAGGAAAAACCGTCGATTTGGCCGCCGGCGACGAAAATGCCGATCCGATTCTTTTGGGGGAAATTACAGCACCAGCAGGTCGCTACAATGCCTTGAGTTGGACCATGTCGCCAGCCATGGAAGGACCGGCTGCCGGGAGTTCTCTGGTTATGGTAGGAACGGCAACCAAAGGGTCGCAAACCATTGACTTCAACATCCAAATGGACAAACCATTCGCCTACCGCTGCGGACAATATGTAGGCGACGAACGTAAAGGTATCCTGCAAGCTGGCAATACCGCTGAGTTGGAAGCAACATTCCACTTCGACCATATTTTCGGAGACGCAGAAGCACCCGCCGACGATGCCATCAATACCGGTGCGATTGGATTCGACCCCCTCGCTGCTCTTGCGGAGAACGGCCAGTTAAACGCCGACATGGCTACTTTGGAATCGCAACTTTCCTCGGAAGACCTGCAGAAACTTACTCAAAAAATTCTCCCCAATCTCGGTCACGTTGGGGAAGGTCACTGCCACGATGCCACCATGAAGGAGGATGCATGA
- a CDS encoding carboxypeptidase-like regulatory domain-containing protein, producing MNWRWMLPALLAWGIGIPAAWGHGVSINYEVMQAIRVQAKYDSGDPMENAQVTVYAPNNPAEAWRTGTTDEQGYYVFIPNREITGNWEVKVRKAGHGNITTIPVEKTTEKNTEPTTTTTTSETTASGDGSPVQIAQMQGGSTGYTPLQRTVMGMVVVWGCVGTALFFMSRRR from the coding sequence ATGAACTGGCGATGGATGCTCCCAGCTTTGTTGGCTTGGGGAATCGGCATTCCTGCTGCCTGGGGTCACGGTGTCAGTATTAACTATGAAGTGATGCAAGCCATTCGCGTGCAAGCCAAATACGACTCCGGCGACCCCATGGAAAACGCTCAAGTCACTGTATATGCCCCCAATAACCCCGCCGAAGCTTGGCGAACTGGAACTACAGACGAACAAGGGTATTACGTTTTTATTCCCAATCGGGAGATAACTGGCAATTGGGAAGTCAAGGTTCGCAAAGCCGGTCACGGCAATATTACAACGATTCCGGTGGAAAAAACCACAGAAAAAAACACCGAACCAACAACCACCACCACAACATCGGAAACGACAGCGAGTGGCGATGGTTCCCCAGTGCAAATTGCCCAAATGCAAGGCGGTTCGACGGGATATACGCCTTTGCAGCGAACGGTGATGGGAATGGTTGTGGTTTGGGGATGTGTGGGAACGGCTTTGTTTTTTATGAGTCGAAGGAGGTAG
- the cbiM gene encoding cobalt transporter CbiM, which translates to MHVPDGLLPAKIYLGGYAIASLSTWYSLRQIHRYSHPEENVPKASLLTAAFFLATLIHLPIPPASVHLVLNGMLGAVLGYYAFPAILIGLFFQAVMFGHGGLTTLGVNASMMGLPALLAGYIFHQRHVFQKSFGEKVATPVFAFLAGAIGLGLSAAVFFSLVITNIPADLDANAEKAAIYGLMVAHIPLMAIEGVFTAMLVAFLQRVKPELLETI; encoded by the coding sequence ATGCACGTACCAGATGGATTGCTGCCAGCGAAAATTTACCTTGGTGGATATGCGATCGCTTCCCTGAGCACTTGGTATTCCCTACGACAAATTCACCGCTACAGCCATCCCGAAGAAAATGTCCCCAAAGCTTCCCTGCTGACGGCTGCTTTTTTTCTGGCTACTTTAATTCACCTTCCTATCCCACCTGCCAGCGTTCATCTGGTTCTAAACGGTATGTTGGGCGCAGTTTTGGGATATTATGCTTTTCCAGCGATTTTAATCGGATTGTTTTTCCAAGCGGTGATGTTTGGTCATGGTGGCTTGACTACGTTAGGGGTTAATGCTTCTATGATGGGATTGCCGGCGTTGCTGGCTGGCTATATTTTCCACCAACGCCATGTTTTCCAAAAAAGTTTCGGCGAAAAAGTTGCAACGCCAGTATTTGCTTTCTTGGCTGGTGCCATTGGTTTGGGATTATCGGCTGCTGTTTTTTTCTCTTTGGTGATTACCAACATTCCGGCGGATTTGGATGCCAATGCCGAAAAAGCGGCTATTTATGGGTTGATGGTGGCTCATATTCCCTTAATGGCCATTGAAGGCGTATTTACTGCCATGCTGGTAGCATTTTTGCAACGGGTAAAACCGGAATTGCTGGAGACAATCTGA